In Hyphomicrobiales bacterium, a single window of DNA contains:
- the hutG gene encoding N-formylglutamate deformylase, which translates to MSAATVTRGDGPVILGQPHGGTFVPTDIAARLNSNGKILADTDWHINDLYADLVPDLTVVSATFHRYVIDANRDPTGDSLYPGQNTTGLCPLTDFDGAAIWKKGREPSAEDVAQRIATYHAPYHAALSAEIERVKARHGFAILYDCHSIRSRIPFLFDGTLPDLNIGTDNGKSCDVMLATAVQGVAESSRFSTVTNGRFRGGWTTRHYGQPLSGVHAIQMEIAQSAYLESESPPWSFSSAKALSLQQVLAGMLEALVARAKELPRHG; encoded by the coding sequence ATGAGTGCCGCGACCGTCACGCGCGGCGATGGTCCCGTCATCCTGGGGCAACCGCATGGCGGCACCTTCGTGCCGACCGACATTGCCGCGCGGCTCAACAGCAATGGAAAAATTCTGGCCGACACGGACTGGCACATCAACGATCTCTATGCCGACCTCGTGCCGGACCTCACGGTCGTCAGCGCCACGTTCCATCGCTATGTGATCGACGCCAACCGCGACCCCACGGGAGATTCACTCTACCCCGGCCAGAACACCACCGGCCTGTGCCCGCTCACCGATTTCGACGGCGCCGCGATCTGGAAGAAGGGCCGGGAACCATCGGCGGAGGACGTGGCACAGCGCATCGCCACATATCATGCGCCCTACCACGCCGCACTTTCGGCAGAAATCGAACGCGTGAAGGCCAGGCACGGCTTTGCCATTCTCTATGATTGCCATTCCATCCGCTCGCGCATTCCCTTCCTGTTTGACGGGACGTTGCCGGACCTGAACATCGGTACTGACAATGGCAAGAGCTGCGATGTGATGCTGGCAACGGCGGTGCAGGGCGTAGCCGAATCCTCGCGTTTCTCCACCGTCACCAACGGGCGGTTTCGCGGCGGCTGGACGACACGGCACTATGGGCAGCCGCTTTCCGGCGTGCACGCGATCCAGATGGAAATCGCGCAATCGGCCTACCTCGAAAGCGAAAGCCCGCCGTGGAGCTTCAGCAGCGCCAAGGCGCTTTCTCTGCAACAGGTTCTGGCCGGCATGCTGGAAGCGCTGGTGGCACGCGCCAAGGAGTTGCCGCGCCATGGCTGA
- the hutH gene encoding histidine ammonia-lyase, with protein sequence MSVLTLTPGQVTLADLRRIYREELPVQLHRSRRAAIEASSAVIAAAAAGDVPVYGVNTGFGKLASMRIAPADTATLQRNLILSHCAGVGEAMPRAITRLMMALKLLSLGRGASGVRWPLITLLEDMLAKGVTPVVPAQGSVGASGDLAPLAHMTAVIIGEGEADVGGVRMAGAAALKSAGLSPIPLGAKEGLAFINGTQFSTACALAGLFDAWDCAVASLVTAAMSTDAIMGSTAPLHPEIHSLRGHAGQIEAAAAMRTLLDGSVIRESHREGDTRVQDPYCIRCQPQVTGAAMDVLRQAGRTLEIEANAATDNPLVLTASGQIVSGGNFHAEPVGFAADMTALAISEIGAIAQRRVALMVDPTLSFDLPPFLTPNPGLNSGYMIAEVTSAALMSENKHLATPCVTDSTPTSANQEDHVSMAAHGARRLLRMNANLQRILGIELLCAAQGIDFRAPLATSAPLQRAVARLRQDVRTLGEDRFIAPDLEAAAAVIACGALAAASEVNLPDFAS encoded by the coding sequence ATGAGCGTTCTCACACTTACGCCCGGGCAAGTGACGCTCGCGGACCTTCGCCGCATCTACCGCGAGGAATTGCCGGTGCAGTTGCACCGCAGCAGGCGGGCGGCAATTGAGGCCTCCTCAGCCGTGATCGCCGCAGCCGCAGCGGGGGACGTGCCCGTCTATGGCGTCAACACCGGTTTCGGCAAACTCGCCTCCATGCGCATCGCACCCGCTGATACGGCGACACTGCAGCGCAATCTCATCCTCAGTCATTGTGCCGGCGTGGGCGAAGCAATGCCGCGGGCGATCACGCGGCTGATGATGGCGCTGAAACTGCTCAGCCTCGGGCGCGGCGCATCCGGCGTGCGCTGGCCGCTCATCACCTTGCTGGAGGACATGCTGGCGAAAGGCGTCACGCCCGTGGTTCCGGCACAGGGGTCAGTCGGCGCCAGTGGCGACCTGGCTCCGCTCGCCCACATGACAGCCGTGATCATCGGCGAAGGTGAGGCCGATGTCGGAGGTGTTCGCATGGCGGGTGCGGCGGCGCTGAAATCTGCCGGACTCTCGCCCATTCCGCTGGGTGCGAAGGAAGGCCTTGCCTTCATCAACGGCACGCAATTCTCCACCGCCTGCGCACTTGCGGGGCTCTTCGACGCCTGGGACTGCGCTGTTGCCTCGCTGGTGACGGCGGCCATGTCCACGGATGCCATCATGGGCTCGACGGCGCCGCTGCATCCGGAAATCCACAGCCTGCGCGGCCATGCCGGGCAGATCGAGGCGGCGGCTGCCATGCGCACCCTGCTGGACGGATCGGTGATCCGCGAGAGCCATCGCGAAGGCGATACGCGGGTGCAAGACCCCTATTGCATCCGTTGCCAGCCGCAGGTGACGGGTGCCGCCATGGATGTGTTGCGCCAGGCCGGGCGCACGCTGGAGATCGAGGCCAATGCTGCAACCGACAATCCGCTGGTGCTGACAGCCTCGGGCCAGATTGTATCAGGCGGCAACTTCCATGCGGAACCCGTGGGCTTTGCTGCCGACATGACGGCACTGGCCATTTCGGAAATCGGCGCCATTGCGCAGCGGCGCGTGGCGCTGATGGTCGACCCTACTCTGTCCTTCGACCTGCCGCCCTTCCTCACGCCCAATCCCGGACTGAACTCCGGCTACATGATCGCGGAGGTGACGAGTGCGGCGCTGATGAGCGAAAACAAGCATCTCGCAACGCCGTGCGTCACCGATTCCACGCCCACCTCGGCCAACCAGGAAGACCATGTGTCCATGGCGGCGCATGGGGCACGGCGGCTGCTGCGCATGAATGCCAACCTGCAACGCATCCTCGGCATCGAATTGCTGTGCGCGGCGCAGGGCATCGATTTCCGCGCACCTCTTGCCACATCAGCACCATTGCAGCGCGCCGTGGCGCGTCTGCGGCAGGATGTGCGGACCCTGGGCGAAGACCGCTTCATCGCTCCTGACCTCGAAGCCGCGGCTGCCGTGATTGCATGCGGCGCCCTTGCAGCGGCCAGCGAAGTGAACCTTCCGGATTTTGCGTCATGA
- a CDS encoding acyl-CoA dehydrogenase family protein has protein sequence MMPRWPGLPDEEMPVVDTVSRFAEQVLVPLAAKTDEEKSFVHTQLRGLAGLGVMGANLPESVGGPGLSVKVLFAIVEIIAGACGSTASALTAHYLATDAILIGGSAAQRAAWLPRAAAGEVLGGFALTEPAAGSDPADMKTRALRTANGWHLAGSKCFISNGGTADFLVVFAVTDPAAKHRGISAFIVPRGTPGLSIGVPERTMGLQGGHVFTLAFDCHLPADALLGETEGKGFRTAMAVLDNGRVEVAAMSLGIAQAALDAALAYAKTRVIGGEALANRQGIRWQLADMALDIARARALALQAVEARTQSLQTGERFSLEASLAKLACSEMVGRVTDGALQIHGGYGFTRDFPIERYARDARIFRIYEGSSEVQRNIIAAHLLS, from the coding sequence ATGATGCCGCGCTGGCCCGGATTGCCGGACGAGGAAATGCCCGTGGTCGACACTGTCTCGCGCTTTGCGGAACAGGTTCTGGTGCCCCTCGCCGCGAAGACGGATGAAGAGAAGAGTTTCGTCCACACGCAACTGCGCGGCCTTGCCGGGCTTGGCGTGATGGGGGCGAACCTGCCGGAGAGTGTTGGCGGGCCCGGACTCTCCGTGAAGGTCCTCTTCGCCATCGTGGAAATCATCGCGGGTGCCTGCGGGTCCACCGCCTCGGCACTCACGGCGCACTACCTTGCGACGGATGCGATCCTGATCGGCGGTAGCGCGGCGCAGCGCGCCGCGTGGCTGCCGCGCGCGGCGGCGGGTGAGGTGCTAGGCGGCTTTGCGCTGACAGAACCCGCCGCGGGTTCTGATCCCGCCGACATGAAGACGCGGGCCCTGCGCACCGCGAATGGCTGGCATCTTGCCGGCAGCAAATGTTTCATCTCCAACGGCGGCACGGCAGATTTTCTCGTCGTCTTTGCCGTTACCGATCCCGCCGCGAAGCATCGCGGAATTTCCGCCTTCATCGTTCCACGCGGCACGCCCGGGCTTTCGATTGGCGTGCCGGAGCGCACGATGGGCCTGCAAGGCGGGCACGTCTTCACCCTCGCGTTCGATTGCCATCTGCCGGCTGATGCCCTGCTGGGCGAGACGGAGGGCAAGGGGTTTCGCACGGCCATGGCGGTGCTGGACAATGGCCGCGTCGAGGTGGCGGCCATGTCGCTTGGCATTGCCCAGGCCGCGCTTGATGCCGCTCTCGCCTATGCCAAGACGCGCGTGATCGGCGGCGAGGCGCTGGCCAACCGGCAGGGCATTCGCTGGCAACTGGCCGACATGGCACTGGATATTGCACGGGCACGCGCACTTGCCCTGCAGGCGGTGGAGGCGCGGACGCAATCGCTCCAGACCGGCGAGCGGTTCTCGCTGGAGGCAAGCCTCGCCAAGCTCGCCTGCTCCGAAATGGTGGGCCGCGTCACCGACGGTGCCCTGCAGATCCATGGCGGCTACGGTTTCACGCGGGACTTCCCCATCGAACGCTATGCGCGCGACGCCCGCATCTTCCGCATCTACGAAGGGTCTTCGGAGGTGCAACGCAACATCATCGCCGCCCATCTCCTATCCTGA
- the deoC gene encoding deoxyribose-phosphate aldolase encodes MTVSAAHGQNSLQRNPGTPLMPEWFETAQVNTSAAERRAATLPARRSVKKDYQAAWLVRAIQCIDLTTLAGDDTAARVHRLCAKAMRPLRDDIVEKLGLAAAPPQVGAVCVYPAMVPHAVKALARSTIPVASVATGFPAGLTPLPVRLAEIRWAVDHGAREIDIVIFREQVLKQEWQALYDEIAAMREACGEAHLKTILATGDLKTLRNVYKASMVAMQAGADFIKTSTGKEDVNATLPVSLTMVRALRDYGEETGHKIGFKPAGGLRTAKDAMNWLILMKEELGRRWLEPDLFRIGASSLLADIERQLEHHVTGRYAALSHHALA; translated from the coding sequence ATGACTGTTTCCGCCGCCCACGGCCAGAACAGCCTCCAGCGCAACCCCGGAACGCCACTGATGCCGGAATGGTTTGAAACCGCGCAGGTGAACACCAGTGCCGCCGAACGCCGTGCCGCAACACTTCCCGCCCGCCGCAGCGTCAAGAAGGACTATCAGGCCGCCTGGCTGGTGCGGGCGATCCAGTGCATCGACCTCACCACACTTGCGGGCGACGATACGGCGGCGCGCGTGCACCGCCTTTGCGCCAAGGCCATGCGCCCTTTGCGGGACGACATCGTGGAGAAGCTCGGCCTTGCGGCAGCGCCGCCGCAAGTGGGTGCCGTTTGCGTTTATCCTGCCATGGTGCCTCACGCGGTGAAGGCTCTGGCGCGCTCCACCATTCCCGTGGCCTCCGTCGCAACCGGATTTCCGGCGGGCTTGACGCCTCTGCCGGTGCGCCTCGCCGAAATCCGCTGGGCCGTCGATCATGGCGCACGCGAAATCGACATCGTGATCTTCCGCGAGCAGGTGCTGAAGCAGGAGTGGCAGGCGCTCTACGACGAAATCGCCGCCATGCGTGAAGCCTGCGGCGAGGCCCATCTCAAGACCATCCTGGCGACCGGCGATCTCAAGACCCTGCGCAATGTCTACAAGGCCTCGATGGTCGCCATGCAGGCCGGTGCCGACTTCATCAAGACATCGACGGGCAAGGAAGACGTGAATGCCACGCTGCCCGTCAGCCTCACCATGGTGAGGGCACTGCGCGACTACGGGGAAGAGACGGGTCACAAGATCGGCTTCAAGCCGGCGGGTGGACTGCGCACCGCGAAGGACGCGATGAACTGGCTGATCCTCATGAAGGAAGAACTAGGCCGCCGCTGGCTGGAACCTGACCTGTTCCGCATCGGCGCATCATCACTGCTGGCCGACATTGAACGCCAGCTCGAACATCACGTGACGGGGCGGTATGCCGCGCTGTCACATCACGCCCTAGCCTGA
- a CDS encoding UTRA domain-containing protein, which yields MVVASARSAGADGYRGVKEALLGRIRTHDWPPGSLLPGEIELAEEFGVARGTVNRALRELTEEGFLERRRKGGTRVRPAPLRAARFEIQLVRAAIEARGAHYGYQLLLRREEEGPADVRSILAVPPRTQLLRLLCLHTADGKPYQVEERWISLAALPDARGADFATLGPNEWLVQTVPYTEVEIRIRAAAALRTVAKALHVADGTPLLTTWRTTWLDGHALTHVRLYFHKGHELVTRY from the coding sequence ATGGTGGTGGCATCGGCCAGGTCCGCAGGTGCGGATGGATACCGCGGCGTGAAGGAAGCGCTGCTCGGCCGCATCCGCACCCACGACTGGCCACCGGGCAGCCTGCTGCCGGGCGAGATCGAACTGGCGGAGGAATTCGGTGTTGCCCGCGGCACGGTGAACCGCGCGCTCCGCGAATTGACGGAAGAGGGTTTTTTGGAGCGCCGCCGCAAAGGCGGCACGCGCGTGCGGCCAGCCCCACTGCGCGCCGCGCGTTTTGAAATCCAGCTTGTGCGCGCGGCGATTGAGGCGAGGGGCGCACACTATGGCTACCAGCTTCTTCTCCGGCGCGAGGAGGAAGGCCCGGCCGACGTGCGCAGCATTCTCGCCGTGCCACCTCGAACGCAACTGTTGCGGCTCCTCTGTCTTCATACCGCTGACGGAAAACCCTATCAGGTGGAGGAGCGCTGGATCAGCCTCGCCGCCTTGCCCGACGCCCGCGGCGCCGACTTCGCAACGCTCGGCCCCAATGAATGGCTCGTCCAGACGGTTCCCTACACGGAGGTGGAAATCCGCATCCGCGCTGCGGCGGCGCTGCGGACCGTGGCGAAGGCACTGCACGTGGCCGATGGAACGCCGTTGCTCACCACCTGGCGCACCACCTGGCTGGATGGACATGCGCTCACCCACGTCCGCCTCTATTTCCACAAAGGTCATGAACTGGTGACGCGCTACTGA
- a CDS encoding urocanate hydratase → MLDRKNSRDIYPPTGTTLNAKSWQTEAPLRMLMNNLHPDVAENPHELVVYGGIGRAARSWGDFDRIVASLKSLEADETLVVQSGRPVAVIRTHADAPRVLIANSNLVPRWATWEHFNALDQKGLMMYGQMTAGSWIYIGTQGIVQGTYETFAEAGRQHYGGSLKGRWILTGGLGGMGGAQPLAAVFAGASCLAVECDETRIDFRLRTKYVDAKAKTLDDALALIDQWTKAGEAKSVGLLGNAADVFPELVKRMKAGGMRPDIVTDQTSAHDPLHGYLPSGWTVAEWRAKQESNPQAVEKAARASMKLHVQAMVDFWNAGVPTLDYGNNIRQVAKEEGFENAFAFPGFVPAYIRPLFCRGIGPFRWCALSGDPEDIYKTDAAMKKLFPENEHLHRWLDMARERIAFQGLPARICWIGLGDRHRAGLMFNEMVKSGELKAPVVIGRDHLDSGSVASPNRETEAMKDGSDAVSDWPLLNALINTASGATWVSLHHGGGVGMGFSQHSGVVIVADGTDAAAKRLERVLWNDPATGVWRHADAGYEEAIACAREKGLRLPTILGN, encoded by the coding sequence ATGCTCGACCGCAAGAACAGCCGCGACATCTATCCGCCCACGGGCACCACGCTCAACGCCAAGAGCTGGCAGACGGAAGCGCCGCTCCGCATGTTGATGAACAACCTGCATCCGGACGTGGCGGAGAACCCGCACGAACTGGTGGTGTATGGTGGCATTGGCCGCGCCGCGCGCAGCTGGGGCGACTTTGATCGCATCGTGGCGTCACTGAAGTCGCTGGAAGCCGATGAAACGCTGGTGGTGCAGTCCGGCCGTCCCGTGGCCGTGATCCGTACCCATGCCGATGCGCCGCGCGTCCTGATCGCCAACTCCAACCTCGTGCCGCGCTGGGCGACGTGGGAACATTTCAACGCCCTCGATCAGAAGGGCCTGATGATGTACGGCCAGATGACGGCGGGCTCGTGGATCTACATCGGCACGCAAGGGATCGTGCAGGGCACCTATGAAACCTTTGCCGAGGCGGGCCGCCAGCATTACGGCGGCAGCCTGAAGGGCAGGTGGATCCTGACCGGCGGATTGGGCGGCATGGGCGGTGCGCAACCGCTGGCGGCCGTGTTTGCGGGCGCCAGCTGCCTCGCCGTGGAATGCGACGAGACCCGCATCGATTTCAGGCTGCGCACCAAATATGTTGATGCCAAGGCGAAGACGCTTGATGATGCGCTGGCACTCATCGACCAGTGGACAAAGGCCGGTGAAGCCAAATCGGTTGGCCTCCTTGGCAACGCTGCCGATGTCTTTCCGGAACTGGTCAAGCGCATGAAAGCGGGTGGCATGAGGCCGGACATCGTCACCGACCAGACCTCGGCGCATGATCCGCTGCACGGCTACCTGCCCTCCGGCTGGACTGTCGCCGAATGGCGGGCCAAGCAGGAGAGCAATCCGCAGGCAGTCGAAAAGGCAGCGCGTGCCTCCATGAAATTACATGTGCAGGCCATGGTGGATTTCTGGAACGCGGGCGTGCCCACACTCGATTACGGCAACAACATCAGGCAGGTGGCGAAGGAAGAAGGCTTTGAAAACGCCTTTGCCTTCCCGGGATTCGTGCCTGCCTACATCCGGCCCCTCTTCTGCCGCGGCATCGGCCCGTTCCGCTGGTGCGCGCTGTCCGGTGATCCGGAGGACATCTACAAGACCGACGCGGCAATGAAGAAGCTGTTCCCCGAGAACGAGCATCTCCACCGCTGGCTTGACATGGCGCGCGAGCGCATCGCCTTCCAGGGCCTGCCCGCCCGCATCTGCTGGATCGGACTTGGCGACCGCCATCGCGCGGGCCTCATGTTCAACGAGATGGTGAAGTCAGGTGAACTGAAGGCGCCGGTGGTGATCGGCCGCGATCACCTGGACTCCGGTTCCGTCGCCTCGCCCAACCGCGAGACCGAAGCGATGAAGGATGGCTCCGATGCCGTTTCGGATTGGCCGCTACTCAACGCACTCATCAACACCGCGAGTGGCGCCACTTGGGTGTCGCTGCATCATGGCGGCGGCGTGGGCATGGGCTTCTCGCAACATTCCGGCGTGGTGATTGTTGCCGATGGAACGGATGCTGCAGCCAAGCGCCTGGAGCGCGTGCTGTGGAACGATCCAGCTACCGGCGTGTGGCGCCACGCCGATGCAGGCTATGAGGAGGCCATAGCCTGCGCGCGGGAAAAGGGCCTGCGCCTTCCGACGATCCTCGGCAACTGA
- a CDS encoding formimidoylglutamate deiminase, producing MTPTHAISAGKALLADGWASDVRVVVTGGRITGISKDTSPAAGDERVSALLPALGNLHSHSFQRAMAGMTEYRAAGRESFWTWRDLMYRFLDHLTPDHVEAIAAQVFMEMLEAGYAAVGEFHYVHHQSGGGRYSNIAELSSRIMAAANETGIGLTHLPVLYSYGGAGKAPLAGGQLRFGNSVDDFAKLHERCRDLARALPSDTVVGIAPHSLRATSPEDLTRAWPLAGANPIHIHVAEQPREVDEISAWLGARPVQWLLDHVPVAKNCCAIHATHMTPGETAALARSGAVAGLCPITEANLGDGPFNGPGWIAAQGRFGLGSDSNVRISLTEELRTLEYSQRLRDLARNVMVPEQGSVGAFLYREAARGGAQALGRDSGTIEIGKTADLVAVDTDHPTLCALDERHLLDGICFAAPDGIVTDVWSAGRHQVKHGHHIMRQPVTLRYRAALRDLVSRL from the coding sequence ATGACGCCGACACACGCGATCTCCGCCGGGAAGGCACTGCTGGCGGATGGCTGGGCGAGCGATGTGCGGGTCGTCGTGACCGGCGGGCGCATCACCGGGATCAGCAAGGACACATCGCCCGCTGCGGGCGATGAGCGGGTCTCGGCCCTGCTTCCGGCACTCGGCAATCTGCATTCCCACAGCTTCCAGCGCGCCATGGCAGGCATGACGGAATATCGTGCGGCAGGCCGCGAGAGCTTCTGGACCTGGCGCGATCTCATGTACCGCTTCCTCGATCACCTCACGCCGGACCACGTGGAAGCCATCGCCGCACAGGTCTTCATGGAGATGCTGGAGGCGGGCTACGCCGCGGTGGGAGAATTCCACTACGTGCATCACCAGAGCGGCGGTGGGCGATACAGCAACATCGCGGAACTCTCCTCCCGGATCATGGCGGCCGCCAACGAGACGGGTATAGGATTGACCCATCTCCCGGTCCTCTACAGCTATGGCGGAGCCGGAAAGGCACCGCTTGCCGGCGGGCAACTGCGCTTCGGCAACAGCGTCGATGATTTTGCGAAACTGCACGAACGGTGCAGGGATCTTGCACGGGCGCTTCCTTCGGACACGGTGGTGGGCATCGCCCCCCATTCGCTCCGCGCAACTTCGCCCGAAGACCTGACCCGCGCCTGGCCGCTGGCGGGCGCGAACCCCATTCACATCCACGTGGCCGAACAGCCGCGCGAGGTGGACGAGATCAGCGCCTGGCTCGGCGCCCGCCCTGTGCAATGGCTTCTGGACCATGTGCCCGTCGCGAAAAACTGCTGTGCCATCCACGCCACCCACATGACACCGGGAGAGACAGCCGCACTCGCTCGCAGCGGCGCGGTCGCAGGGTTGTGTCCCATTACCGAAGCCAATCTCGGTGATGGACCGTTCAACGGACCGGGCTGGATTGCAGCACAGGGCCGCTTCGGCCTCGGCTCCGATTCCAACGTGCGCATTTCGCTCACGGAGGAATTGCGCACCCTGGAATATTCCCAGCGCCTGCGCGATCTGGCCCGCAACGTCATGGTGCCGGAACAGGGTTCCGTTGGCGCCTTCCTTTACCGTGAAGCAGCGCGCGGCGGGGCACAGGCCCTGGGCCGCGACAGTGGTACAATCGAAATCGGCAAGACGGCCGACCTTGTGGCCGTGGACACGGACCACCCCACGCTCTGCGCGCTTGATGAGCGGCATCTTCTCGACGGCATCTGCTTTGCGGCGCCTGATGGCATTGTGACCGATGTCTGGTCAGCGGGCCGCCATCAGGTGAAGCACGGCCATCACATCATGCGGCAGCCCGTCACCCTGCGCTATCGCGCTGCCCTGCGCGATCTGGTGAGTCGCCTGTGA
- a CDS encoding imidazolonepropionase gives MTSDSQLLVNCSAATMAAPAYGLVPGAAIAVEKGRISWIGPRANCPAALEKFRIVDLGGRLVTPALIDCHTHLVHGGNRANEFEMRLKGATYEEVARAGGGIISTVTATRAASVDELVAAALPRVDAAIAEGVSVLEIKSGYGLNHDTELNMLRAARRIGKKRNVKIITTFLGAHAIPPEFKDRADSYIDTVCIPALRDAHAEGLVDAVDGFCEGIAFTPAQIARVFDVAQSLGLPIKLHAEQLSNLHGAALAARYGARSAEHLEYVDEAGVKAMADAGTVAVILPGAFYTLREKQAPPIDLFRKHGVAMAVSTDMNPGSSPMSSLLLAMNMACTLFRMTPEEALAGATVHAARALGLAGHGSLVAGAAANFAVWNAAHPAELSYRIGFNPLHSRIIGSLA, from the coding sequence ATGACTTCCGACTCCCAGCTTCTGGTCAACTGCTCGGCTGCCACCATGGCGGCACCCGCTTATGGCCTCGTGCCCGGGGCCGCCATCGCGGTCGAGAAGGGGCGCATTTCATGGATCGGGCCACGCGCGAATTGTCCGGCTGCCTTGGAAAAATTCCGCATCGTAGATCTTGGCGGACGGCTGGTGACCCCGGCCCTCATCGACTGCCACACGCATCTGGTTCACGGGGGCAACCGCGCCAATGAATTCGAAATGCGGCTCAAGGGTGCGACCTATGAGGAGGTTGCGCGCGCCGGCGGCGGCATCATCTCTACCGTCACGGCGACGCGGGCGGCGAGCGTCGACGAACTCGTTGCAGCGGCGTTGCCGCGCGTGGATGCGGCCATCGCGGAAGGCGTATCAGTGCTCGAGATCAAATCAGGCTATGGTCTCAATCACGACACCGAATTGAACATGCTGCGCGCCGCCCGGCGCATCGGCAAGAAACGCAACGTGAAGATCATCACCACGTTCCTGGGCGCGCACGCCATACCGCCGGAGTTCAAGGACCGTGCTGACTCCTACATCGACACCGTCTGTATTCCGGCCCTGCGGGACGCCCATGCCGAAGGTCTTGTGGATGCGGTGGATGGATTCTGCGAAGGCATTGCCTTCACGCCAGCCCAGATTGCCCGGGTGTTCGATGTGGCGCAGAGTCTGGGCCTGCCCATCAAATTGCACGCGGAACAGCTTTCCAACCTGCACGGTGCAGCCCTCGCGGCGCGTTATGGCGCACGCTCGGCGGAACATCTCGAATATGTTGACGAGGCCGGTGTGAAGGCCATGGCGGATGCGGGCACCGTTGCCGTGATCCTGCCGGGCGCCTTCTACACATTGCGCGAAAAGCAGGCACCGCCCATCGACCTGTTCCGCAAGCACGGCGTGGCCATGGCGGTCTCGACCGACATGAATCCCGGATCTTCGCCGATGTCCTCGCTGCTTCTTGCCATGAACATGGCATGCACCTTGTTTCGCATGACACCGGAAGAAGCGCTGGCGGGTGCGACTGTTCATGCCGCCCGTGCACTCGGCCTTGCCGGCCATGGTTCCCTCGTCGCTGGCGCTGCCGCGAATTTTGCGGTGTGGAATGCCGCCCATCCTGCCGAGCTTTCCTACCGCATCGGCTTCAATCCCCTTCACAGCCGCATCATCGGGAGTCTCGCATGA
- a CDS encoding CoA transferase, with product MAEAPLAGIRIFDMTRVLAGPYCTALLADLGADVIKLEPPGGDEYRHIGPFVDGESALFQLVNRGKRSIVLDLKDEDAVKLARRIALSCDCVVENFRPGIAAKFGLDAVSLRAEKPSLVHASISGFGQTGPWTGLPAYDLVIQALSGAMAVNGEERGAPLKFGESIADLAGGVFASWAILAALVKRSRSGAGATLDIAMHDALFALLPTAQAQLFYGGREPARVGNRHPLSTPFGCFRAADGSFALCVLNEKHFAKLASLMGHAGLESDPRFCSDSARTQNEPALKAIIETWSRSISAEQAVSLLTGVGLTAAPIRSFSEAASSAQAMARQTVVALPHGSLGSVKVVPQPVWFDGAKPMAHASAPALGAAGDDILRDLGLLDAEALS from the coding sequence ATGGCTGAGGCACCGCTGGCGGGCATTCGCATCTTCGACATGACGCGCGTCCTCGCCGGGCCTTATTGCACGGCGCTGCTCGCTGACCTTGGTGCTGACGTGATCAAGCTCGAACCGCCGGGTGGCGATGAATACCGCCACATCGGGCCATTCGTGGACGGCGAGAGCGCGCTCTTCCAACTCGTCAACCGCGGCAAGCGTTCAATCGTGCTCGATCTCAAGGACGAAGACGCGGTGAAGCTGGCGCGGCGGATCGCACTGTCGTGCGATTGCGTTGTTGAGAATTTCCGGCCCGGCATTGCGGCGAAGTTCGGCCTGGATGCGGTGTCCTTGCGGGCGGAGAAGCCATCGCTGGTGCACGCCTCCATCTCCGGCTTCGGCCAGACTGGACCGTGGACGGGTCTTCCCGCCTATGACCTTGTGATCCAGGCCCTGAGCGGGGCCATGGCTGTGAATGGCGAGGAGAGAGGCGCGCCTCTCAAATTCGGCGAGAGCATCGCTGATCTTGCAGGCGGCGTGTTCGCGAGCTGGGCCATCCTTGCCGCACTTGTGAAGCGGAGCCGCAGCGGCGCGGGCGCAACACTTGACATCGCCATGCACGATGCCCTGTTCGCCCTGTTGCCTACCGCCCAGGCGCAATTGTTCTATGGTGGACGGGAGCCGGCGCGCGTGGGGAATCGCCATCCGCTGTCCACGCCCTTCGGCTGCTTCCGCGCGGCTGACGGCAGCTTTGCGCTGTGCGTGCTGAATGAAAAGCATTTCGCGAAACTCGCAAGCCTCATGGGCCATGCCGGGCTGGAGAGCGACCCGCGCTTCTGCTCGGACAGCGCACGGACGCAGAATGAGCCGGCGCTCAAAGCCATCATCGAGACGTGGAGCCGCAGCATCAGCGCAGAACAGGCCGTTTCACTCCTCACCGGGGTGGGGCTCACGGCGGCGCCCATCCGCAGCTTCAGCGAGGCGGCATCGAGTGCGCAGGCCATGGCGCGGCAGACCGTGGTTGCACTTCCCCATGGTTCGCTCGGCAGCGTGAAGGTGGTGCCGCAGCCTGTCTGGTTTGATGGCGCAAAGCCCATGGCGCACGCTTCCGCGCCAGCACTGGGGGCGGCGGGAGATGATATTCTGAGGGACTTGGGATTGCTCGACGCGGAGGCGCTCTCATGA